The genomic region GGAAACCTGATTGTAAAAGATTCTTCTTTCTATAAAAATTACGATGGTTTATTCCCTTCCGGGTATTTTTCTTATCAGGCAGATTCAAATAATACAGTAACATTAACATTTGGCAGAAGAATTGACAGACCTCCATTTCAGAAGCTTAATCCTTTTACTTTTTTAATTAATAAATATACTTACCAAACAGGTAATCCGTTTATATTACCACAAAATGCATGGAATTTTGAGGTTAATCATCAGTATAAACAAATGCTTACAT from Thermococcus sp. M36 harbors:
- a CDS encoding outer membrane beta-barrel family protein, translated to KSDYTYRLNKGIKLEAGFKTSFINTNNVAAYQYYNGSVWQDDLSKSNQFLYDEKINALYTSYEQKLNKISFQVGIRYEHTHYNAHQLGNLIVKDSSFYKNYDGLFPSGYFSYQADSNNTVTLTFGRRIDRPPFQKLNPFTFLINKYTYQTGNPFILPQNAWNFEVNHQYKQMLT